GCGCGCAGCAGCTCTCCTTTCTTCTCCAGTGGAAGCACGCGCCGGTTGTCGGTGAGCGGATGGATGACGACCGTGGTGTCCTGCCGGGCCTCAACCACCTCGTCGAGGTAGCAGATGGCGCCGTGCCGCGCGGCGGTGGCCAGCGGCCCGTCTTGCCAGCGCGTCCCGTTGGCGTCGAGCAAGAAGCGCCCCACCAGATCGGAAGCCGTCATGTCTTCGTTGCAGGCCACGGTGATCAAGGGCTTCTTCAGTTTCCAGGCCATGTGTTCGACAAAGCGCGTCTTGCCGCAACCGGTAGGCCCCTTGAGCATCATCGGCATGCGAACCGAATACGCGGCCTCATAGAGCTCAACCTCGTCGGCCACTGGACGGTAGTAGGGCTCTTTGCTGACGCGGTAGGCGTCGAGGTTGTCGCTCATGTTCATCTCCTGAATTCGTAGGCCACGTACTGCTTCAATCGAGGCGGATTTCTCTTTGGCCTGCACCGCGCGGGCCGGGG
This region of Hydrogenophaga crassostreae genomic DNA includes:
- a CDS encoding CbbQ/NirQ/NorQ/GpvN family protein, which encodes MSDNLDAYRVSKEPYYRPVADEVELYEAAYSVRMPMMLKGPTGCGKTRFVEHMAWKLKKPLITVACNEDMTASDLVGRFLLDANGTRWQDGPLATAARHGAICYLDEVVEARQDTTVVIHPLTDNRRVLPLEKKGELLRAHPDFQIVISYNPGYQSLMKDLKQSTKQRFGALDFNYPEHAVEAEIVAHETGVDIEVANKLVSIAERARNLKGHGLDEGISTRMLIYAGSLIATGVAAQAACRVTLVRPITDDPDMRDALDSAVATFF